The Limisphaera ngatamarikiensis genome window below encodes:
- a CDS encoding LPS-assembly protein LptD, giving the protein MTGRFRIAALAALGWIALALAGQDQPLKPADGWELYSLTDQSRFEYRPAQGIVLGTNGVVIRYGEASLTADVVWLNQETGEAVAEGRVRIMHADQVWVGERIRYNFRTRRMQAEQFRTGRPPVFVAAEGLDADTAGAVYTATNAWLTTDDVAVPFDRIEARQIVVVPGQYVELRHATLYLGSVPVFYFPYYRRSLAESGPRWDVVPGYRSRFGAYLLGTWWWQLTPQLEGAVHLDYRTQRGPGAGLDLQGHAGPWGDPRLEYYYAHDTDPGTDPRGGTIDPDRHRLALAWLARPWTNTALRAQLRYFTDPRVEQDFFESLYRRNPQPRTFFELEQSAERWGLELLAEPRVNDFFQTVERLPEVRLNGWRQPIGQTPLFYESQSSLGFYRLRYPETNGWIEPRVEAWRGDSLHQVIWPWTVGDWLHITPEIGGRLTAYGEADGPGARTSDETRALFHTGLDLSFKASRTWPELHSAWLDLDGLRHVVQPSVRYLFMPRPHPRPTALPRFDGLQPSLWMLPLDFPAYNAVDALDKMHVLRLGLHQRWYTKRNRTVSTLAAWSLYTDLALETGPGQDTWNDLLSDLVFRPRSWAVLRSAVRVAPEAGQLRLAFHSLTLEPNDRWNWTLGHYYLHDDFRNDPTAWGPGHHLLFHSLLWRWDDNWAFRITHHYEVDEGQLQEQFYTVYRDFRSWTGAVTFRVRNPRQGPTDYAVAFAFSLKAAPKYRVGEDNLQPYGLLGR; this is encoded by the coding sequence ATGACCGGTCGTTTTCGAATCGCAGCACTGGCAGCCCTCGGGTGGATCGCCCTCGCCCTGGCCGGGCAGGACCAGCCCCTCAAGCCGGCGGACGGTTGGGAACTGTACTCGCTGACCGACCAGAGCCGGTTCGAATACAGGCCCGCCCAGGGCATCGTCCTGGGCACCAACGGCGTGGTCATCCGCTACGGCGAAGCCTCCCTCACCGCGGACGTGGTGTGGTTGAACCAGGAAACCGGCGAGGCCGTGGCCGAAGGACGCGTCCGCATCATGCACGCCGACCAGGTATGGGTCGGCGAACGGATCCGCTACAATTTCCGAACGCGGCGCATGCAGGCGGAACAGTTCCGCACGGGCCGCCCTCCCGTGTTCGTCGCGGCCGAGGGATTGGACGCCGATACCGCCGGGGCCGTCTACACTGCCACCAACGCGTGGCTCACCACCGACGACGTGGCCGTCCCGTTCGATCGAATCGAAGCCCGGCAGATCGTGGTTGTGCCCGGCCAGTATGTGGAACTGCGACACGCCACGCTGTACCTCGGATCGGTGCCGGTGTTTTACTTTCCGTACTACCGGCGGTCGCTGGCCGAAAGCGGGCCGCGTTGGGACGTGGTGCCCGGTTACCGCAGCCGGTTCGGCGCCTACCTGCTGGGTACCTGGTGGTGGCAATTGACCCCACAACTCGAGGGCGCCGTTCACCTGGACTACCGCACCCAGCGCGGCCCGGGCGCAGGCCTGGACCTCCAGGGTCACGCCGGCCCATGGGGGGACCCGCGCCTGGAATACTACTACGCCCATGACACCGATCCCGGAACCGACCCACGCGGCGGGACCATTGACCCCGACCGGCACCGGCTTGCCCTTGCGTGGCTGGCCCGACCCTGGACCAACACCGCCCTCCGCGCCCAACTGCGGTACTTCACCGATCCACGGGTCGAACAAGACTTTTTCGAAAGCCTCTACCGCCGGAATCCCCAGCCCCGCACCTTTTTCGAGCTGGAACAGAGCGCCGAGCGCTGGGGCCTCGAACTGCTGGCCGAGCCCCGCGTGAATGACTTCTTCCAAACCGTGGAACGACTGCCCGAGGTGCGCCTGAACGGCTGGCGCCAGCCCATCGGCCAAACCCCACTCTTCTACGAAAGCCAGAGCAGCCTCGGGTTCTACCGTCTCCGCTACCCGGAAACCAACGGATGGATCGAACCCCGGGTGGAAGCCTGGCGTGGCGATTCCCTCCATCAGGTGATCTGGCCCTGGACGGTCGGCGACTGGCTTCACATCACCCCGGAAATCGGCGGCCGGCTCACCGCGTACGGGGAAGCGGACGGACCCGGCGCCCGCACCAGCGACGAGACCCGCGCCCTTTTCCACACCGGCCTCGACCTCTCTTTCAAAGCCTCTCGCACGTGGCCGGAACTTCATTCCGCATGGCTCGACCTCGATGGACTCCGACACGTGGTTCAACCCTCGGTCCGGTACCTGTTCATGCCCCGACCCCACCCGCGGCCGACGGCGTTGCCCCGCTTCGACGGCCTCCAGCCCAGCCTCTGGATGCTGCCGCTCGACTTCCCCGCCTACAACGCCGTGGATGCCCTGGACAAAATGCACGTCCTGCGACTCGGCCTGCACCAGCGATGGTACACCAAACGCAACCGCACCGTCAGCACCCTGGCCGCGTGGTCCCTGTACACCGACCTGGCTCTGGAAACCGGGCCCGGACAGGACACATGGAACGACCTGCTCTCGGACCTGGTGTTCCGTCCCCGCTCATGGGCCGTCCTTCGCTCCGCCGTGCGCGTCGCCCCGGAAGCCGGTCAGCTCCGGCTCGCCTTCCATTCACTCACCCTCGAGCCCAACGACCGCTGGAACTGGACCCTCGGCCACTACTACCTGCACGACGATTTCCGGAACGACCCGACCGCCTGGGGACCGGGCCATCATCTCCTTTTCCACAGCCTCCTGTGGCGCTGGGACGACAACTGGGCCTTCCGCATCACGCACCACTACGAGGTGGACGAGGGTCAGCTCCAGGAACAGTTCTACACCGTCTACCGCGATTTCCGCAGCTGGACCGGGGCCGTAACCTTCCGCGTGCGCAACCCGCGCCAGGGCCCGACCGATTACGCCGTGGCCTTCGCCTTCTCCCTCAAGGCCGCCCCCAAGTACCGCGTGGGCGAAGACAACCTGCAACCCTACGGCCTGCTCGGCCGCTGA
- a CDS encoding PAS domain-containing hybrid sensor histidine kinase/response regulator, translating to MNRRALFWTVATATLIGYGAWVVWYEAATRRRALMELDQHAAVVAPALWHLDPTLCQDYLELAARSQVFELLQVRDENETAFASASGPRLRGVDALLQRLGLIPRVTHQRPLVYEGRVIGRIEGIRHLRTIHAELAVLMGLFLGWGLLERHLRVREMRDALQVEVAERTRELTETNAALRTSEARYRSSVEQSPDLFCRFTAEGVLTYVNPAYCRFFGKRCDELVGRRFWPLIPEPDRATVESLLQRGLSPEMEPLTLEHRVMAGDGSLRWVRWTHSAVRDDQGRFLDYQAIGHDITEQKQAQLELARSHEIYRRAISAAAAVPYQIELPSNRCVFAGEGFQALTGVEPGSLATGRLCEMAEEILLMGRCAGLGVEEALRQLAAGTLDHWQAEYRFRTPGGEVRWISDSAVPVRNDEGEVVGVLGILQDITERRRTAEEHVRLAAAVEAVEEAVFVTDVNGVILYTNPAFERITGFERTEALGQTPRILKSGRHPVSFYREMWETILAGRSWIGRVTNRRKDGRLYEAEAIISPIRDAAGRITHFVAVSRDITERVQLEERLRASQKLEAIGRLAAGIAHEFNNILTIIQGNALLMNRDALGPDDATCVDQIVQASQRAAELTRRLLIYSRQQPMQTRAVDVGELLHRTARMLAPVLGEMVRLRLQMPAELPVIRADPGLLEQMLVNLAVNARDAMPQGGELTFSAAVCEFGVGELRHQPEATPGRYICLSVRDTGTGIAPEHMPHLFEPFFTTKEVGKGTGLGLASVYGTVQQHHGWIEVESQVGEGTCFRIYLPVGEPEQSAAGAGPEPRVLPRGQETLLVVEDDPSLARLTEGVLRRCGYRVWTAGDAESALALWALHQAEIDLVLTDVVLSGGVSGVALAKRLMEAKPGLKVVYTSGYFEEPFREEVPLVEGENFLPKPYRPHELAGLIRRCLDRG from the coding sequence ATGAACCGGCGAGCATTGTTCTGGACCGTGGCGACCGCGACCCTGATCGGGTATGGAGCCTGGGTGGTGTGGTACGAGGCGGCCACGCGGCGGAGGGCCTTGATGGAGCTGGACCAGCATGCCGCCGTGGTGGCACCGGCACTCTGGCATCTGGACCCCACGCTTTGTCAGGACTACCTGGAGCTGGCGGCCCGGTCGCAGGTATTCGAGCTTTTGCAGGTCAGGGACGAGAATGAGACAGCGTTCGCCAGTGCGAGCGGTCCCCGGTTGAGAGGCGTGGACGCGTTGTTGCAGCGGTTGGGGCTGATCCCCCGGGTGACCCACCAACGGCCCCTTGTGTATGAGGGTCGTGTGATCGGCCGCATTGAGGGGATCCGGCATTTGCGGACGATCCACGCAGAATTGGCGGTGCTGATGGGTCTGTTTCTGGGCTGGGGACTGCTGGAGCGGCATCTCCGGGTCCGGGAAATGCGCGATGCGTTGCAGGTTGAGGTTGCCGAACGCACGCGCGAGCTGACGGAAACCAATGCGGCGCTCAGAACCAGCGAGGCCCGCTATCGCAGTTCCGTGGAGCAGAGTCCCGATCTGTTCTGTCGGTTTACCGCCGAAGGTGTGTTGACCTATGTGAACCCGGCGTATTGCCGGTTCTTCGGCAAACGGTGCGACGAGTTGGTGGGGCGGCGTTTCTGGCCCCTGATTCCCGAACCCGACCGGGCGACCGTGGAGTCCCTGCTGCAACGGGGATTGAGTCCCGAGATGGAGCCACTGACGCTGGAACATCGGGTGATGGCCGGGGACGGTTCCCTCCGCTGGGTGCGCTGGACCCACAGTGCGGTCCGCGACGACCAGGGTCGGTTTCTCGATTATCAGGCCATCGGCCACGACATCACCGAACAGAAACAGGCCCAGCTGGAACTTGCCCGGAGCCACGAGATCTATCGCCGGGCCATCAGCGCCGCGGCGGCCGTGCCCTACCAGATTGAGCTACCGTCGAATCGCTGCGTCTTTGCCGGGGAGGGGTTTCAGGCATTGACAGGGGTTGAACCGGGGTCACTGGCCACGGGCCGGCTCTGTGAGATGGCCGAGGAGATCCTGCTGATGGGTCGGTGTGCCGGCCTTGGCGTGGAGGAGGCTCTGCGTCAACTGGCTGCCGGAACGCTGGACCACTGGCAGGCCGAGTACCGGTTCCGAACGCCCGGGGGCGAGGTTCGGTGGATTTCGGATTCGGCCGTGCCCGTCCGAAATGACGAGGGCGAGGTGGTGGGCGTGCTGGGGATCCTGCAGGACATCACCGAACGGCGTCGCACGGCCGAGGAACACGTCCGGCTTGCCGCGGCGGTGGAAGCCGTGGAGGAGGCGGTGTTCGTTACGGACGTCAACGGCGTGATCCTGTACACCAACCCGGCCTTTGAACGGATCACGGGGTTTGAGCGCACCGAAGCCCTGGGTCAGACGCCCCGGATTCTGAAAAGCGGGCGCCATCCGGTGAGCTTTTACCGCGAGATGTGGGAAACGATCCTCGCAGGACGATCGTGGATCGGTCGGGTCACCAACCGTCGCAAGGACGGCCGGTTGTATGAGGCCGAGGCGATCATCTCGCCGATTCGGGATGCTGCGGGTCGGATCACGCATTTCGTGGCGGTGAGTCGTGACATCACCGAGCGGGTTCAACTGGAGGAACGACTGCGCGCGTCGCAAAAGCTCGAAGCCATCGGCCGGCTGGCGGCCGGCATCGCGCACGAGTTCAACAACATTCTCACGATCATCCAGGGCAATGCCCTGTTGATGAACCGGGACGCCCTGGGTCCCGACGACGCCACCTGCGTGGACCAGATCGTACAAGCCAGCCAGCGGGCGGCCGAGCTGACGCGGCGGCTGCTGATTTACAGTCGGCAACAGCCGATGCAGACCCGGGCCGTGGACGTGGGCGAGCTGCTGCATCGCACGGCCCGGATGCTGGCGCCGGTGCTGGGCGAGATGGTGCGGTTGCGTCTGCAAATGCCGGCCGAACTGCCGGTGATCCGGGCCGACCCCGGTTTGCTGGAACAGATGCTGGTGAACCTGGCCGTCAACGCGCGCGATGCCATGCCGCAGGGTGGCGAATTGACCTTCTCGGCCGCGGTGTGTGAGTTTGGCGTGGGTGAGCTGCGCCATCAGCCGGAGGCCACGCCGGGCCGGTACATCTGCCTGAGTGTGCGCGACACGGGCACCGGCATTGCGCCCGAGCACATGCCCCACCTGTTCGAGCCGTTTTTCACGACCAAGGAGGTCGGCAAGGGAACGGGCCTGGGTCTGGCGTCGGTGTACGGCACGGTCCAGCAACACCACGGGTGGATTGAAGTGGAGAGCCAGGTGGGCGAAGGGACGTGTTTCCGCATTTATCTCCCGGTGGGTGAGCCGGAGCAGTCGGCCGCGGGTGCCGGGCCGGAGCCGCGCGTGCTGCCTCGCGGGCAGGAGACCCTTCTGGTGGTGGAGGATGACCCTTCGCTGGCGCGGTTGACGGAGGGTGTGTTGCGTCGTTGCGGTTACCGGGTGTGGACGGCCGGCGATGCCGAATCCGCGCTGGCCCTGTGGGCGTTGCACCAAGCGGAGATTGACCTGGTGTTGACCGATGTGGTGTTGTCGGGCGGGGTGTCCGGGGTGGCGTTGGCGAAGCGGTTGATGGAGGCCAAGCCCGGGCTGAAGGTCGTTTACACGAGCGGCTATTTTGAGGAACCGTTTCGGGAGGAGGTGCCCCTGGTGGAGGGCGAGAATTTCCTGCCCAAGCCGTACCGGCCGCATGAGCTGGCCGGGTTGATCCGGCGTTGTTTGGATCGCGGGTGA
- a CDS encoding transporter substrate-binding domain-containing protein: MTMPIGTGNFASGCAFAGGCDGRGWPEVLNRSEHQTLARGTDMMSKRPLPVRGWIAFGWVALLLWTRPFWHPNPPPGQAAPLGSAAEPAEPGVLWIHYHERPPYYVTTATGVTGLCLDPVRRALERAGLNHRWQVTPPQRQLLWLRTSTRELHAAVGWFRTLEREQWARFSEPIYQDGPWVAVVRRQEDRVGSVTNAVGLLQVPGWTVLTRAGYSHGEWLDRLFASLPVVRRTSPSDPAHLLAAVAAGRADCVFMAREEAETLLGLQSRLGASLRLVTLTDSPAGPTRHVMFGPAVPASWIQRFNDALREHEQPEMHTNPTGPAGGST, from the coding sequence GTGACAATGCCCATTGGAACGGGCAATTTTGCGTCAGGCTGCGCATTTGCGGGCGGATGCGATGGACGCGGCTGGCCCGAGGTCCTCAACCGGTCCGAGCATCAGACCCTGGCGCGGGGCACCGACATGATGTCGAAACGGCCACTACCTGTCCGCGGCTGGATTGCGTTTGGGTGGGTGGCCCTGCTGCTTTGGACGCGTCCCTTCTGGCATCCAAACCCGCCACCGGGTCAAGCCGCCCCGCTGGGGTCGGCGGCCGAACCGGCCGAACCTGGAGTCCTCTGGATCCACTATCACGAGCGTCCTCCGTACTACGTGACGACCGCCACCGGCGTGACCGGATTGTGTCTGGACCCGGTGCGCCGGGCTCTGGAACGGGCGGGCTTGAACCATCGCTGGCAGGTGACGCCGCCGCAGCGGCAGTTGTTGTGGTTGCGGACGAGCACCCGGGAACTGCACGCGGCCGTGGGCTGGTTCCGCACCCTGGAGCGGGAACAGTGGGCCCGGTTTTCCGAACCGATTTATCAGGACGGACCGTGGGTGGCGGTGGTGCGGCGGCAAGAGGACCGGGTGGGCTCGGTCACCAACGCTGTCGGCTTGTTGCAGGTGCCGGGATGGACCGTGTTAACCCGCGCGGGCTACAGCCATGGAGAATGGCTGGACCGGCTGTTTGCGTCGCTGCCGGTGGTGCGGCGGACCAGCCCGAGCGATCCCGCGCACCTTTTGGCGGCGGTGGCGGCCGGGCGGGCCGACTGCGTCTTCATGGCACGAGAGGAGGCCGAGACGTTGCTCGGGCTGCAGTCCCGTTTGGGCGCTTCCCTTCGACTGGTGACGTTGACGGACTCACCGGCCGGTCCGACCCGCCACGTGATGTTTGGACCGGCCGTGCCGGCGTCGTGGATTCAACGGTTCAACGACGCGCTGCGCGAGCATGAACAACCCGAGATGCACACAAACCCTACCGGGCCGGCGGGAGGTTCGACCTGA